One segment of Anopheles stephensi strain Indian chromosome 3, UCI_ANSTEP_V1.0, whole genome shotgun sequence DNA contains the following:
- the LOC118509800 gene encoding neuropeptides capa receptor-like isoform X2, whose translation MLNGSTVQPPMADARMAMESDGAALNLTETEVIMELIGNFLNFYYMPLLVVVGSIGNILSVLVFFNTKLKKLSSSYYLAALGISDTCYLVGLFVTWLSFFQVHIYTREPYCQLFTYTSGVSSFLSVWYVVAFTFERFIVVRYPLKRQSWCTVRRAKTIIACLTMVGSVHSVPYIFYAGTQYSERSNVTICDMRKEYTSQMEIFNYIDTVIVFVVPFTIIVVLNSVTSFTVWRFAGLRRNMTLPKRKPSNLEIRRQLSFQYFSTHPNGRNGILRRTSMRENRMLHSQMKVTKMLLIVSSVFVCLNLPSYVMRVRAFVETGHSYLTVLVQYYCYLFFITNFGINFILYCISGQNFRKAVIEMFRRHRKSRVNQEPISGCGTQSGIM comes from the exons ATGCTAAACGGAAGTACCGTGCAGCCCCCGATGGCCGACGCCCGCATGGCAATGGAGTCCGACGGGGCTGCCCTTAACCTGACCGAGACGGAGGTGATAATGGAATTGATTGGAAATTTTCTCAACTTCTACTACATGccactgctggtggtggtcggcAGCATCGGGAACATTCTGTCCGTGCTGGTGTTCTTCAACACGAAGCTGAAGAAGCTGTCCTCGTCGTACTATCTGGCCGCGCTCGGTATCAGCGACACGTGCTATCTGGTCGGGCTGTTTGTCACCTGGCTGAGCTTCTTCCAGGTTCACATCTACACACGTGAGCCGTACTGCCAGCTGTTTACGTATACGAGCGGCGTCAGCAGCTTCCTGTCCGTGTGGTACGTGGTGGCCTTCACGTTCGAGCGTTTCATCGTGGTGCGGTATCCGCTGAAGCGGCAGAGCTGGTGCACGGTGCGGCGGGCGAAAACTATCATCGCCTGTCTCACGATGGTCGGCAGCGTGCACAGCGTGCCGTACATCTTCTACGCCGGCACCCAGTACTCCGAGCGTAGCAATGTCACCATCTGCGACATGCGGAAGGAATACACG TCGCAAATGGAAATTTTCAACTACATCGATACGGTGATAGTGTTTGTCGTGCCGTTCACCATAATCGTCGTCCTGAACTCCGTGACCAGCTTCACCGTGTGGCGTTTCGCTGGACTGCGCCGTAACATGACCCTGCCCAAAAG AAAACCATCGAATTTAGAGATCCGACGGCAGCTAAGCTTCCAGTACTTTTCCACCCATCCCAACGGACGGAACGGCATTCTGAGGCGCACTAGCATGA GAGAAAACCGGATGCTACACTCTCAGATGAAGGTCACCAAAATGCTGCTCATCGTGTCctcggtgtttgtgtgtctcaATCTGCCGAGCTACGTCATGCGCGTTCGGGCATTCGTTGAG ACGGGCCACTCGTATCTGACCGTGCTGGTGCAGTACTATTGCTACTTATTTTTCATCACCAACTTCGGGATCAACTTCATACTGTACTGCATCAGTGGGCAGAACTTTAG GAAGGCTGTGATAGAAATGTTCCGCAGACATCGCAAGAGTCGGGTAAACCAGGAACCGATCAGCGGTTGCGGTACTCAATCAGGTATTATGTAG
- the LOC118509800 gene encoding neuropeptides capa receptor-like isoform X1: MLNGSTVQPPMADARMAMESDGAALNLTETEVIMELIGNFLNFYYMPLLVVVGSIGNILSVLVFFNTKLKKLSSSYYLAALGISDTCYLVGLFVTWLSFFQVHIYTREPYCQLFTYTSGVSSFLSVWYVVAFTFERFIVVRYPLKRQSWCTVRRAKTIIACLTMVGSVHSVPYIFYAGTQYSERSNVTICDMRKEYTSQMEIFNYIDTVIVFVVPFTIIVVLNSVTSFTVWRFAGLRRNMTLPKRKPSNLEIRRQLSFQYFSTHPNGRNGILRRTSMRENRMLHSQMKVTKMLLIVSSVFVCLNLPSYVMRVRAFVETGHSYLTVLVQYYCYLFFITNFGINFILYCISGQNFRKAVIEMFRRHRKSRVNQEPISGCGTQSELLRAYGNLALRRTSTPMLSTTTTTTTNRTAETMLWKDYADPPIMNLP, encoded by the exons ATGCTAAACGGAAGTACCGTGCAGCCCCCGATGGCCGACGCCCGCATGGCAATGGAGTCCGACGGGGCTGCCCTTAACCTGACCGAGACGGAGGTGATAATGGAATTGATTGGAAATTTTCTCAACTTCTACTACATGccactgctggtggtggtcggcAGCATCGGGAACATTCTGTCCGTGCTGGTGTTCTTCAACACGAAGCTGAAGAAGCTGTCCTCGTCGTACTATCTGGCCGCGCTCGGTATCAGCGACACGTGCTATCTGGTCGGGCTGTTTGTCACCTGGCTGAGCTTCTTCCAGGTTCACATCTACACACGTGAGCCGTACTGCCAGCTGTTTACGTATACGAGCGGCGTCAGCAGCTTCCTGTCCGTGTGGTACGTGGTGGCCTTCACGTTCGAGCGTTTCATCGTGGTGCGGTATCCGCTGAAGCGGCAGAGCTGGTGCACGGTGCGGCGGGCGAAAACTATCATCGCCTGTCTCACGATGGTCGGCAGCGTGCACAGCGTGCCGTACATCTTCTACGCCGGCACCCAGTACTCCGAGCGTAGCAATGTCACCATCTGCGACATGCGGAAGGAATACACG TCGCAAATGGAAATTTTCAACTACATCGATACGGTGATAGTGTTTGTCGTGCCGTTCACCATAATCGTCGTCCTGAACTCCGTGACCAGCTTCACCGTGTGGCGTTTCGCTGGACTGCGCCGTAACATGACCCTGCCCAAAAG AAAACCATCGAATTTAGAGATCCGACGGCAGCTAAGCTTCCAGTACTTTTCCACCCATCCCAACGGACGGAACGGCATTCTGAGGCGCACTAGCATGA GAGAAAACCGGATGCTACACTCTCAGATGAAGGTCACCAAAATGCTGCTCATCGTGTCctcggtgtttgtgtgtctcaATCTGCCGAGCTACGTCATGCGCGTTCGGGCATTCGTTGAG ACGGGCCACTCGTATCTGACCGTGCTGGTGCAGTACTATTGCTACTTATTTTTCATCACCAACTTCGGGATCAACTTCATACTGTACTGCATCAGTGGGCAGAACTTTAG GAAGGCTGTGATAGAAATGTTCCGCAGACATCGCAAGAGTCGGGTAAACCAGGAACCGATCAGCGGTTGCGGTACTCAATCAG AACTGTTGCGAGCATACGGAAATCTTGCACTGAGACGCACCAGCACACCGATGCTGTCTACCACAACGACCACCACAACGAATCGCACGGCCGAAACCATGCTGTGGAAGGACTACGCGGACCCACCGATCATGAACCTTCCCTAA
- the LOC118509801 gene encoding pancreatic triacylglycerol lipase-like — MDFVPRLVGVGFVLLFALAVDTSADSNYEKELESVKLYFYSPSMEHEQEAELFEPTPTTDLRRQLKVLIHGWISDRENSSITPIREAYLAQDAHNLLVADWSDIAYMPYSKSRELVLPAANRIGDSLLRFMQRLGIDNSQVHVIGHSLGAHIAGNVGRFFDGKLARVTALDPAKPRFSRESKDAVGPDAAQFVDVIHTDGLTLGEDIERGHADFFANSGIAPQPGCETLDIVTLHGCSHFRSTAFFAESIQLPNNFIGCACTREEISKKYEICLPDVRDASLRECVPMGEALQPRLVSRNREECRQVGSNLLCYNACFIFQCPRNV, encoded by the exons ATGGATTTCGTTCCCCGTTTAGTGGGAGttggttttgtgttgctgtttgcACTTGCCGTCGATACGTCGGCAgattcgaattacgaaaaagAGCTTGAGAGCGTGAAGCTGTACTTCTACTCACC ATCAATGGAGCATGAGCAAGAGGCGGAATTGTTTGAACCGACACCAACCACCGACCTACGCAGACAGCTGAAGGTGTTAATCCACGGGTGGATATCCGATCGGGAAAATAGCTCGATAACTCCCATCCGCGAAGCTTATTTGGCGCAGGATGCACACAACTTGCTGGTAGCCGATTGGTCCGATATTGCCTACATGCCATATTCCAAGTCTCGTGAACTCGTGCTACCAGCGGCGAACCGTATCGGCGACAGTTTATTACGATTCATGCAACGGTTAGGCATCGATAACTCTCAGGTGCACGTGATTGGCCACAGTCTCGGTGCACATATTGCCGGGAATGTGGGACGATTCTTTGACGGAAAGCTGGCGCGAGTGACGGCACTTGATCCGGCAAAACCACGGTTTAGTCGCGAGTCGAAAGATGCTGTCGGTCCCGATGCTGCTCAGTTCGTTGACGTGATCCACACGGACGGGCTTACGCTGGGTGAGGACATAGAACGAGGACACGCCGACTTTTTCGCAAACAGCGGTATAGCACCTCAACCCGGTTGTGAAACGCTCGACATCGTCACACTAC ATGGCTGCAGCCACTTCCGTTCAACCGCATTCTTCGCGGAATCGATTCAACTCCCGAACAACTTTATTGGCTGTGCCTGTACTCGGGAAGAAATTTCGAAAAAATACGAGATCTGCCTGCCAGATGTTCGTGATGCATCGTTGCGTGAGTGTGTTCCAATGGGAGAAGCATTACAGCCCAGGTTAGTGAGTCGGAACCGGGAAGAGTGCAGACAGGTTGGTAGTAATTTACTGTGCTATAATGCTTGCTTTATCTTCCAGTGCCCGAGGAACGTTTGA
- the LOC118509802 gene encoding pancreatic triacylglycerol lipase-like, producing the protein MDFVPRLVGVGFVLLFAVTIDTSADSIYDKELESVKLYFYSPSFKHEQEVESFEPSPEIDLSRQLKVLIHGWNADRNHISIAPIRTAYLVQDAHNLLVADWSDIAYRLYPTARDLVLPISKRIGSSLSRFVQRMGIQHGQVHVIGHSLGAHIAGNVGRYFDGKLARVTALDPAGPLYKFESKDAVGPDTAQFVDVIHTDGLTLGEDVVRGHADFFPNSGLPPQPGCETLDILTLHGCSHFRSTGFFAESIQLPNNFIACACSREEILRMDEICLPDVRDASLRECVPMGEALQPSARGTFFVRTSRVPPYGLGYHANSGTRI; encoded by the exons ATGGATTTCGTTCCCCGTTTAGTGGGAGTTGGTTTTGTGTTGCTATTTGCTGTCACCATCGATACGTCGGCAGATTCGATTTACGACAAAGAGCTTGAGAGCGTGAAGCTGTACTTCTACTCACC ATCGTTTAAACATGAGCAAGAGGTGGAATCGTTCGAGCCGTCACCAGAAATCGACCTAAGCAGACAGTTGAAGGTGTTAATCCATGGGTGGAATGCGGATCGAAACCACATTTCGATTGCTCCCATCCGCACGGCATATTTGGTGCAGGATGCACACAACTTACTAGTAGCTGATTGGTCCGATATTGCCTATCGGCTCTATCCGACGGCTCGTGATCTAGTACTTCCGATTTCAAAACGTATCGGCAGTAGTTTATCACGATTCGTGCAACGgatgggcatccaacacggtCAGGTTCATGTTATCGGCCATAGTCTCGGTGCACATATTGCCGGGAATGTGGGACGATACTTTGATGGAAAGCTAGCGCGAGTGACGGCTCTTGATCCAGCAGGACCGCTGTATAAGTTTGAATCGAAAGATGCTGTCGGTCCCGATACTGCTCAGTTCGTTGACGTGATCCACACGGACGGGCTTACGCTGGGTGAGGACGTAGTACGAGGACACGCCGACTTTTTCCCAAACAGTGGTTTGCCACCCCAACCCGGTTGTGAAACGCTCGATATCCTCACACTAC ATGGCTGCAGCCACTTTCGTTCAACCGGATTCTTCGCGGAATCGATTCAACTCCCGAACAACTTTATTGCCTGTGCCTGCAGCCGGGAAGAAATTTTGAGAATGGATGAGATCTGCCTACCGGATGTTCGTGATGCATCGTTGCGTGAGTGTGTTCCAATGGGGGAAGCATTACAGCCCAG TGCTCGAGGAACGTTTTTCGTCCGTACATCGCGTGTGCCTCCGTATGGGCTTGGCTATCACGCGAACAGTGGGACCAGAATCTAA
- the LOC118513620 gene encoding microfibril-associated glycoprotein 4-like has translation MTLIVSLLFVSLCTRLCEGSFSLLSEPRQTCAGYSGIADAIAALTNSISSQTPADDPLLGVQSSLQQLLQLATVYQSCDDVTGSPGLYRIRDGNDLPIHYFCQTELLGGGWTVIQRRTNGKTNFTRSYSEYRDGFGHPEQEFWIGLTRLNRITAAAQYELAILMDAFDGTSATVRYASFKVSDETDGFRLATLGGFTGSTGNSMSTLVGKTFSTFDRDTDSSATVNCANVWKGGWWLNGCGDSNLNGFYAGATPTATPRTSMVWTSFKGASQSLKSTIMLIRKKRA, from the exons ATGACGTTGATCGTATCGCTGCTGTTCGTGTCACTGTGCACACGGCTGTGCGAGGGATCGTTTTCGTTGCTGAGTGAACCACGACAAACCTGTGCCGGGTATTCGGGTATCGCGGACGCGATTGCCGCACTCACCAATTCCATCTCGAGCCAGACACCTGCCGACGATCCCTTGCTCGGAGTGCAGTCAAGCCTTCAGcaactgctgcagctggcgaCGGTTTATCAGTCCTGTGACGATGTGACCGGTTCGCCGGGATTGTACCGCATCCGGGACGGAAACGACCTGCCCATCCATTACTTCTGCCAGACGGAACTGCTCGGTGGGGGCTGGACTGTGATACAGCGTCGAACGAACGGCAAAACCAACTTCACACGCAGCTACAGCGAGTACCGGGACGGGTTCGGGCATCCAGAGCAGGAGTTTTGGATTGGGTTGACACGTCTCAATCGGATAACGGCAGCGGCGCAGTACGAGTTAGCTATCTTGATGGATGCTTTCGACGGCACTTCCGCTACGGTGCGCTACGCGAGCTTCAAAGTTTCCGACGAAACCGATGGATTTCGGTTAGCTACGCTGGGTGGGTTCACTGGCAGTACCGGCAACTCGATGAGCACCTTGGTTGGGAAGACATTCTCCACGTTCGACCGTGATACCGACTCGTCGGCCACGGTAAACTGTGCGAATGTGTGGAAAGGCGGCTGGTGGCTGAACGGTTGCGGTGACAG CAATCTGAACGGGTTTTACGCCGGGGCGACGCCGACTGCAACACCCCGAACGTCGATGGTGTGGACATCCTTCAAGGGGGCTTCACAGTCGCTGAAGAGTACCATCATGCTTATTCGCAAGAAGAGAGCCTAA
- the LOC118509013 gene encoding ficolin-1-like has protein sequence MWFAAALLLVCGTIQGGLAATCDFPQSLCFDSEPALANLDLLQAAINALRTTPSTFIKPSDLIALVDQITETAGIAPGTYKTCSDVPAGSPSGLYQLRGEMRDPQTAYCDMAYDGGGWLVFQRRFSGQTDFYRTWSAYQTGFGDLAQGEFWWGLNNLYRATNLGPHELAIILEDFDGRTVVARYSAFQIGDESELYRLNVLGPYTGTAGDSLRRHLNMAFTTKDNDNDVFTLNCAEQNTGAWWYSNCHDSNLNGQYLNGATSLYGKGVTWKTFREQGYSLKSSRMMIRRLP, from the exons ATGTGGTTCGCAGCtgcgttgctgctggtgtgcgGCACAATCCAGGGCGGATTGGCCGCAACGTGTGACTTCCCGCAGTCATTGTGCTTCGATTCTGAACCTGCACTAGCAAACCTCGACCTACTGCAAGCAGCCATCAATGCGCTGCGTACGACTCCATCCACCTTCATCAAGCCGAGCGATTTGATCGCGCTGGTGGATCAAATTACGGAAACGGCCGGAATTGCACCCGGCACGTACAAAACATGCTCCGATGTACCGGCCGGTTCACCGTCCGGCCTGTACCAGCTACGCGGCGAAATGCGAGATCCTCAGACTGCGTACTGTGACATGGCGTACGACGGTGGTGGATGGCTCGTGTTTCAACGGCGCTTCAGCGGACAGACCGATTTCTATCGCACCTGGAGCGCTTATCAGACCGGATTCGGCGACCTAGCGCAGGGAGAGTTTTGGTGGGGTCTTAACAACTTGTACCGCGCGACAAATTTAGGCCCGCACGAGCTTGCTATCATCCTGGAGGACTTTGACGGTAGAACGGTGGTGGCTAGATACAGCGCATTCCAGATCGGCGATGAGTCGGAACTGTACCGCCTGAATGTGCTCGGACCGTACACTGGAACGGCGGGAGATTCCTTGAGACGCCATCTAAACATGGCGTTCACTACGAAAGACAATGACAATGATGTGTTCACGCTAAACTGTGCCGAGCAAAATACTGGTGCGTGGTGGTACAGTAACTGTCATGACAG CAACCTGAACGGACAGTATCTAAACGGAGCTACCAGTCTGTATGGAAAAGGTGTAACATGGAAAACCTTTCGAGAGCAGGGATATTCGCTCAAGAGTTCGCGTATGATGATTCGACGATTACCGTAG
- the LOC118509892 gene encoding angiopoietin-1-like has protein sequence MRSFLLVLTLALALASAATTEDKEDKVPEEIIEEIKASDDKAADDDDDVRGYSYYNVVHGQHGGSSGEQGYRPPNFAPSKIGYGGGGYDGGYGGGYGGSYPTRPPPRPEPDYDFPKPKPPPKCNCKDIIDQIDDLDEKIIKSLLDLEIKADSIQTDVATIHKETEKVAFVSSQTQLVANAVDNQLNIVRQNLTIIQSDVEELTQFQQNIPDRTYLTEALFGLKCSYGRKDKRGDDRIYASCEDPNIKKTGSYWIKANFYKPVKVICMLDYGGRWMVIQNRFDGSVDFYRPWREYKYGFGNNEGGEYWLGLDRIHQFTKGGAAQLLIVLEDFEKNITYAKYDQFAISDENDQYKILKLKGFIGGAGDSFEAEGMRFSTYDYDNDKFDQNCAAITHGAWWYKSCGESNLNGLYLNGPTLEKTGVYWNTFRGYNYSLKKTRMMIRHREGPGY, from the exons ATGAGAAGCTTCCTCCTAGTTCTGACGCTGGCGCTGGCGCTGGCTAGTGCCGCCACAACCGAGGACAAGGAAGACAAGGTCCCGGAGGAGATCATCGAGGAGATTAAGGCCAGTGACGACAAGGCggctgacgatgatgacgacgtgCGCGGCTACAGCTACTACAACGTAGTGCACGGACAGCATGGCGGAAGCTCTGGCGAACAAGGATACCGTCCGCCGAACTTTGCTCCGTCCAAGATCGGCTACGGAGGTGGTGGCTACGATGGCGGTTACGGTGGCGGCTATGGAGGTTCGTACCCAACGCGTCCCCCACCACGCCCGGAGCCGGACTACGACTTCCCGAAGCCGAAGCCTCCGCCGAAGTGCAACTGCAAGGATATCATCGATCAGATCGATGACCTTGACGAAAAGATCATCAAATCGCTGCTGGATCTGGAGATCAAGGCCGACAGCATCCAGACCGATGTGGCCACCATCCACAAGGAAACTGAGAAGGTTGCCTTCGTGTCGTCGCAGACGCAGCTGGTCGCCAACGCAGTCGACAACCAGCTGAACATTGTGCGCCAGAACCTTACCATCATCCAGTCCGACGTCGA GGAATTGACGCAGTTCCAGCAGAACATCCCCGACCGAACCTACCTGACCGAGGCCCTGTTCGGCCTGAAGTGCAGCTACGGCCGCAAGGACAAGCGTGGCGATGACCGTATCTACGCTTCGTGCGAGGACCCCAACATCAAGAAAACTGGCAGCTACTGGATCAAGGCCAACTTCTACAAGCCCGTGAAAGTGATCTGCATGCTGGACTATGGTGGCCGCTGGATGGTCATCCAGAACCGTTTCGATGGCAGCGTTGACTTCTACCGCCCGTGGAGGGAGTACAAGTACGGATTCGGAAACAATGAGGGAGGCGAATACTGGCTGGGATTGGACCGCATCCATCAGTTCACCAAGGGTGGCGCTGCCCAGCTCTTGATCGTGCTGGAGGACTTCGAAAAGAACATTACGTACGCCAAGTACGACCAGTTCGCCATTTCTGACGAGAACGATCAGTACAAGATCCTGAAGCTGAAGGGCTTCATCGGTGGTGCCGGCGATTCGTTCGAGGCTGAGGGCATGCGCTTCTCGACCTACGACTACGACAACGACAAGTTCGACCAGAACTGTGCGGCCATCACACACGGTGCCTGGTGGTACAAATCGTGCGGTGAAAG CAATCTCAACGGTCTGTACCTGAACGGACCGACACTGGAGAAGACCGGTGTCTACTGGAACACGTTCCGCGGATACAACTACAGTCTGAAGAAGACCCGAATGATGATCCGACACAGGGAAGGCCCTGGCTACTGA
- the LOC118509893 gene encoding fibrinogen-like protein 1 produces MKLIVLVLAVGCMASLSRANTDAIAPKYGVRPTAPPTPPPQPSPKGGSDIDKCGCHEIVGKLKKVESNLLRLILNLRNKYGSVYSELLDMKKHVKSVSWYVGQTSETSENINEQLLTSSIAMAQIMQSIRDLTINQQRLVTKTFLTESILALEKRHEETRPQAPEGDTIYTSCDDERITQTGTYLVQDAFAEPTKVVCVLEFQPGAYTVIQNRQDGSTDFYRGYSEYRSGFGEFDGGDYWLGLDRIHNITSSGEYELFILLEDFEKNVTYARYDNFEIGSGNDFYPITKLDGYSGSAGDSYGSVVGVLFSAYDLDLDNSESNCAVSNRGAWWYTDCGQSNLNGLYLKGLSGGTTGMFWETFRGVNYSLKKSRMMVKRKQMPTTTEATTTPSSAETTPAETTAETTTLPPTDPTPPSKRRY; encoded by the exons ATGAAGTTGATCGTGCTTGTATTAGCGGTGGGCTGTATGGCGAGCCTGAGCCGCGCCAACACCGACGCCATTGCGCCAAAGTACGGCGTAAGGCCAACGGCGCCACCTACCCCACCGCCCCAACCATCACCGAAGGGGGGCAGTGATATCGATAAGTGTGGCTGCCACGAGATCGTTGGCAAGCTGAAGAAGGTCGAATCGAACCTGCTGAGGCTGATCCTGAACTTGCGCAACAAGTACGGTTCCGTGTACAGCGAGCTGCTCGACATGAAGAAACACGTCAAGAGTGTGTCCTGGTACGTCGGCCAAACGTCGGAAACTTCCGAGAACATCAACGAACAGCTGTTGACTTCTTCGATCGCCATGGCACAGATCATGCAATCGATCAG AGATCTTACCATCAACCAGCAGAGATTGGTCACAAAGACCTTCCTCACTGAATCCATCCTGGCTCTGGAGAAACGTCATGAGGAGACAAGACCTCAAGCACCAGAGGGCGATACCATCTACACATCGTGCGACGATGAGCGCATCACCCAAACTGGCACGTACCTGGTGCAGGATGCGTTCGCCGAGCCGACGAAGGTAGTGTGCGTCCTCGAATTCCAGCCGGGCGCATACACTGTGATCCAGAACCGTCAGGATGGATCGACCGATTTCTACCGTGGCTACAGCGAGTACCGATCTGGCTTCGGAGAGTTCGACGGTGGTGATTACTGGTTGGGTCTGGACCGCATCCACAATATCACTTCTTCCGGTGAATACGAGTTGTTCATCCTGTTGGAGGACTTCGAGAAGAACGTAACGTACGCCCGTTACGACAACTTCGAAATTGGATCAGGAAACGACTTCTATCCAATCACCAAGTTGGACGGATACAGTGGTTCTGCCGGTGACTCGTACGGATCCGTGGTCGGCGTGCTGTTCAGCGCCTACGATCTGGATCTGGACAACAGTGAGAGCAACTGTGCCGTCTCGAACCGCGGTGCCTGGTGGTACACTGACTGTGGCCAGAG CAACTTGAACGGTCTGTACCTGAAGGGCCTGTCTGGTGGCACCACCGGCATGTTCTGGGAGACTTTCCGTGGAGTTAACTACAGTCTAAAGAAGAGCCGCATGATGGTGAAGCGCAAGCAAATGCCAACCACTACGGAAGCTACGACAACGCCGTCTAGTGCCGAAACCACACCGGCTGAGACCACTGCCGAAACGACCACGCTACCACCAACTGACCCGACTCCACCTTCGAAACGCCGTTATTGA
- the LOC118508835 gene encoding fibrinogen-like protein 1 — protein sequence MKLIVLVLAVGCMASLSLANTDAIAPKYGVRPTAPPPHPQSNGASDIDKCGCHEIVGKLRQVKSHLLQVIVNLYNKYGYVHSELLHLKKIVKGVAWYANLTTATGQTINEQIVDSSLAIAQIMQSIRELTIDQQRLVTKTFLTESILDLDKRQEGGKPPVPEGDTIYTSCDDERITQTGTYLVQDAFAEPTKVVCVLDFQPGAYTVIQNRQTGSTDFYRGYSEYRSGFGEFDGGDYWLGLDRIHNITSSGDYELFIQLEDFERNVTYARYDNFEIGSGNDFYPITKLDGYSGSAGDSYGSVVGVLFSAYDLDLDNSESNCAVSNRGAWWYTDCGQSNLNGLYLKGLSGGTTGMFWETFRGINYSLKTSRMMVKRKQMTTVTDAATTTSTTPMTTTEAETTTPPATDMTPINGMTAPPTDAPTDAPTDAPTME from the exons ATGAAGTTGATAGTGCTTGTATTAGCAGTGGGCTGTATGGCGAGCCTGAGCCTCGCCAACACCGACGCCATTGCACCAAAGTACGGTGTAAGGCCAACGGCGCCACCACCCCACCCACAATCAAACGGTGCCAGTGATATCGATAAGTGTGGCTGCCACGAGATCGTTGGCAAGCTGAGGCAGGTGAAATCGCATCTATTGCAGGTTATCGTCAATCTGTACAACAAGTATGGATACGTGCATAGCGAGCTGCtccatttgaaaaaaattgtgaagGGTGTGGCCTGGTACGCAAATCTAACAACGGCTACTGGGCAGACCATTAACGAACAGATTGTGGACTCATCGCTTGCCATTGCTCAAATCATGCAGTCGATCAG AGAGCTTACCATCGACCAGCAGAGATTGGTAACAAAGACCTTCCTCACTGAATCCATCCTGGACTTGGATAAACGTCAAGAAGGCGGAAAGCCCCCAGTACCGGAAGGTGACACCATCTACACATCGTGCGACGATGAGCGCATCACCCAGACTGGTACGTACCTGGTGCAGGATGCGTTCGCCGAGCCGACGAAGGTAGTGTGCGTCCTCGACTTCCAGCCGGGCGCATACACTGTGATTCAGAACCGTCAGACCGGATCGACCGATTTCTACCGCGGTTACAGCGAGTACCGATCCGGGTTCGGAGAGTTCGACGGTGGTGATTACTGGTTGGGTCTGGACCGTATCCACAATATCACTTCTTCCGGTGACTACGAGTTGTTCATCCAGCTGGAGGATTTTGAGAGGAACGTAACGTACGCCCGTTACGACAACTTCGAAATTGGATCAGGAAACGACTTCTATCCAATCACCAAGTTGGACGGATACAGTGGTTCTGCCGGTGACTCGTACGGATCCGTGGTCGGCGTGCTGTTCAGCGCCTACGATCTGGATCTGGACAACAGTGAGAGCAACTGTGCCGTCTCGAACCGCGGTGCCTGGTGGTACACTGACTGTGGCCAGAG CAACTTGAACGGTCTGTACCTGAAAGGTCTGTCTGGTGGCACCACCGGCATGTTCTGGGAGACTTTCCGTGGAATTAACTACAGTCTGAAGACGAGCCGTATGATGGTGAAGCGCAAGCAAATGACAACCGTTACGGACGCTGCGACAACGACCTCTACGACACCTATGACTACCACGGAAGCTGAGACCACTACTCCACCGGCTACCGATATGACGCCGATCAATGGGATGACGGCCCCACCAACCGATGCACCAACCGATGCACCAACCGATGCACCAACCATGGAGTAA